A region from the Oenococcus kitaharae DSM 17330 genome encodes:
- a CDS encoding endonuclease/exonuclease/phosphatase, which yields MKLLEWNLNGRTKGNSDLAVELIGDSVARISPDGLVFTEYIRNQYLTSLLQEQGFVISEDNAGQPNGVLLAVKKDCFEITREIDLVPSESNPNFHLIQVKNRKDASQNFTLAGVRIQVGREHGEADYNNDFKRRMEQLAVLILELKGSDVGSLFAMGDFNNAPYKDSDSVDSYAGRARQFYSYPLLRQELNDHDLALITPLDASSCGALRLDHLVSSYRDQVKKIIYDWSFTGDRRYRKNVVGFPDHAMLIADVSTNPVKPKALEGALL from the coding sequence ATGAAATTACTTGAATGGAATCTGAACGGACGTACGAAAGGCAATAGCGATCTAGCTGTTGAGTTGATTGGTGATAGTGTCGCAAGGATTAGCCCTGACGGGCTTGTCTTTACGGAATATATCAGAAATCAATACTTGACAAGTCTTCTGCAAGAACAGGGATTTGTTATTTCTGAAGACAACGCAGGGCAACCAAATGGGGTGCTCCTAGCTGTTAAGAAGGATTGCTTTGAAATCACAAGGGAAATTGATTTAGTTCCATCAGAATCGAACCCAAATTTTCATCTAATCCAGGTCAAAAATAGGAAAGATGCATCACAGAATTTTACTCTTGCCGGTGTTCGTATCCAGGTGGGTCGTGAGCATGGCGAGGCCGACTATAACAACGATTTTAAACGGAGAATGGAACAATTAGCTGTCTTAATTCTAGAGCTTAAGGGGAGCGATGTTGGTAGTCTCTTCGCAATGGGAGACTTCAATAATGCGCCATATAAGGATTCGGACTCTGTTGATTCTTACGCTGGTCGAGCTCGGCAGTTCTATTCTTATCCATTACTTCGTCAGGAATTAAATGATCATGACTTAGCCTTAATTACGCCCCTTGATGCGTCGTCCTGCGGTGCTTTGAGATTAGATCACTTAGTCAGTTCATACCGTGACCAAGTGAAAAAAATTATCTACGACTGGAGTTTTACTGGTGATCGCCGTTATCGCAAGAACGTTGTTGGCTTCCCTGATCACGCCATGCTTATTGCTGACGTTTCCACTAATCCGGTTAAGCCAAAGGCTTTGGAGGGGGCATTATTATGA